One segment of Triticum aestivum cultivar Chinese Spring chromosome 2A, IWGSC CS RefSeq v2.1, whole genome shotgun sequence DNA contains the following:
- the LOC123188157 gene encoding eukaryotic peptide chain release factor subunit 1-3, which translates to MSESQETDRNIEIWKIKKLIKALESARGNGTSMISLIMPPRDQVSRVAKMLGDEYGTASNIKSRVNRQSVLGAITSAQQRLKLYNRVPPNGLVLYTGTIVTDDGKEKKVTIDFEPFKPINVSLYLCDNKFHTEALNELLESDDKFGFIVMDGNGTLFGTLSGNTREVLHKFTVDLPKKHGRGGQSALRFARLRMEKRHNYVRKTAELATQFFINPATSQPNVSGLILAGSADFKTELSQSDMFDQRLQAKILNVVDVSYGGENGFNQAIELSAEILANVKFIQEKKLIGKYFEEISQDTGKYVFGVDDTLKALEMGAVETLIVWENLDINRYSLKHSVSGEIIVKHLNKEQEADQSNFRDSETNAELEVQEKISLLEWFANEYKKFGCALEFVTNKSQEGSQFCRGFGGIGGLLRYQLDMRSFDEVSDDEGLYEDSD; encoded by the coding sequence ATGTCTGAGAGCCAGGAAACTGATAGGAACATTGAAATCTGGAAGATTAAAAAGCTAATCAAGGCACTGGAGTCTGCTAGAGGCAATGGCACAAGCATGATCTCTCTTATTATGCCTCCACGTGATCAGGTTTCTCGAGTGGCGAAGATGTTAGGCGACGAGTATGGTACTGCTTCAAACATCAAGAGTAGAGTCAATCGTCAATCAGTTTTGGGTGCCATCACCTCAGCTCAGCAGAGGCTGAAGCTTTACAACAGAGTTCCTCCCAATGGTTTGGTTCTCTACACTGGAACCATTGTTACTGATGATGGAAAGGAAAAGAAAGTTACTATTGATTTTGAGCCATTCAAGCCTATAAATGTCTCACTTTACCTTTGTGATAACAAGTTCCACACTGAGGCTTTAAATGAGCTGTTGGAATCTGATGACAAGTTCGGCTTCATTGTTATGGATGGTAATGGTACACTTTTTGGCACACTAAGTGGAAATACACGTGAAGTGCTTCACAAATTTACTGTTGATCTCCCAAAGAAGCATGGTAGAGGAGGGCAGTCAGCTCTACGTTTTGCTCGTCTTCGGATGGAAAAACGTCATAACTATGTCCGAAAAACTGCTGAGCTTGCTACTCAGTTTTTTATCAATCCAGCTACAAGTCAGCCTAATGTTTCTGGACTGATTCTTGCTGGTTCTGCTGATTTCAAGACAGAGCTGAGCCAATCTGATATGTTTGACCAGAGACTTCAAGCCAAGATACTTAATGTGGTTGATGTTTCTTATGGCGGCGAGAATGGGTTCAACCAAGCTATTGAGTTGTCAGCTGAGATTCTAGCAAATGTGAAGTTCATACAGGAGAAGAAGTTAATTGGCAAGTACTTTGAAGAGATCAGTCAAGATACTGGGAAGTATGTCTTTGGTGTTGATGACACTCTAAAGGCTCTTGAAATGGGTGCTGTTGAGACTCTGATAGTGTGGGAGAATCTTGACATCAACAGATATTCGCTGAAGCACAGTGTCTCTGGGGAAATTATTGTCAAACATTTGAACAAGGAGCAGGAAGCGGATCAGAGCAATTTCCGCGATAGTGAGACCAATGCCGAGTTGGAAGTTCAGGAAAAAATATCTCTGTTGGAGTGGTTTGCTAATGAATACAAGAAGTTCGGCTGTGCGCTTGAGTTTGTCACTAACAAGTCACAAGAGGGATCGCAGTTCTGCAGAGGATTCGGTGGCATTGGTGGTCTGCTGCGCTATCAGCTAGATATGCGGTCTTTTGACGAGGTTTCAGACGATGAAGGTTTGTATGAAGACTCTGATTAG